Below is a window of Camelina sativa cultivar DH55 chromosome 11, Cs, whole genome shotgun sequence DNA.
GTTATGAAGAAGTAACCATCGCATATCCCATCGAGATAATAATGGCCAAGGCGTAAATCTAAGCATAAATCAGTCACTGTTATAGTTGGATCGTCGTTGAGATCGACGCTTATTGAAGAGATTTGAGAATGTGTCTTTAGCATGAATTCTGGGCGAGCGCAAGCAAAATTTTTGTTGACGAATCTCTTACTGTTGAAAAGAGTGTTCCATTCTGTGCAAACGGATCTGAAGCGAACAAGAGATAGAGGTGGAACTCGAACGAGTATCTCTTTTTCCAGATTTAATGGAAGCTTTCTCGGCATCATTAGGGTTTTCTGTGTAAAGAAAGCAGGGGAAGAAAAAGTATATGATGTGTATGAGAGTAAAATACTAGGGTTACGTACGATACgactctctctatatatttacTTGTTATacaaatcatctatatatagtaataatatcAAACCGACGTTTAGGATCTGCCGACGTAAATTGAACATAAAACTTATTGTGAATGGGCTCATCACTTATTAATGGGCTTATTATATTACCTGTAGTTGAACTATTTGAGATTGTTTTTGGTTACCCCCAAACCAAATATATAGATGTTGACACAAATTGTTGAGggttttattttggtcattaaatttcccaaaaaagtAAGACGAtaaaaatctatgaaaaaaagACAGCAACAACATTTCTTGTTCTAAAGATAGATTTctactgaaatttttttgacacGAAACAAGTTTTAAGGCGTTTTGTGATGGAACGGTATTCCCAATTAACAATGTGTGAAAATATGACATAACGTCAACTTGTATTGGTGGTGCTGAGATAAGTTCATCAACAAGTATTTGTACATACCAACTGAGGGATATTAAAAGTTTGAACAATGCATAGCCACAACTTAAGTACATACAGAAAACGTTTTCAGTGATCCCAAAAGATGATTGAACGTGTGTTGTCGCTTTTAGTAGCTTTCTCTAAGATATCTCGGATAAGAGAAAGTTTGAACTTCTTTCTCTAAAACCCGAAAACATCTAGCCTGTAGTGTAGTCCAAACCAACAAGCTCATGGATCGCATAGCCGTCAGCCACAGCGGCACATATGGCGTGCGAGCATGGTATACCCAATGAATTATACTCCCGGCAAGTGCATGTCTTTCGCTTTAGATTGACATGGAATGAATGTCGTCTTAAATCGCCCTTCACATAGTACTCAAATGCGTCAACACGCGGAGCTGTTAACCCCTCGGAGATCTTTAAGTTTTGGCAAATCCATTCATGAACCTTTGGAGGAAATGAAGATGTCTCAGCTATCACAGCCTCTCGCCTCATTGCAAACCATGTCAGCAAGGTTGTTTGGATAAACTCCAGCAGCGGTATTATGGGCAATTCTCCTGCTTCCTTTAAGACGGAATTAACAGATTTGGCAACATCACACGTCATAATATTGAACCGGTTACCCATGCAATGTGAACGCGTCCAATGGCAAAACCCTATCCCCTCTAGATAGTTTGCACACTCCGGCTCAATCCTACCAATCTCGTCAAAGGCTGCATGAAACTCGTCTACACGATATGCACGTGCAGCTTCAGAAACAAGGTCAGCAAGATCACGATTGTCGAAAATAGTGCAAATCTCACGGTGCAAGTAAACCACACACGCCCCATGCGAGGATTTAGGATATACCTACAACAAAACGAAAGTCATGGTTACTTACTTTCGGTGGATATATTCTCTGGAATCCTCATAATGCGCTGAACAGTTATATATCATGCCTGGCTTAT
It encodes the following:
- the LOC109127224 gene encoding uncharacterized protein LOC109127224: MVSYWKVWESREPDNSFALLPSYLYCIGQAYPGTVTHLHQEANKFKYLFLAFSFSLSGFASMRRVIILDAAPIRVRFEGCLLIASCQDPNFQEYPLAFGIVDEDWDWFFRMLNTVIPDSDNLAFVSKWHSSICVGIRRVYPKSSHGACVVYLHREICTIFDNRDLADLVSEAARAYRVDEFHAAFDEIGRIEPECANYLEGIGFCHWTRSHCMGNRFNIMTCDVAKSVNSVLKEAGELPIIPLLEFIQTTLLTWFAMRREAVIAETSSFPPKVHEWICQNLKISEGLTAPRVDAFEYYVKGDLRRHSFHVNLKRKTCTCREYNSLGIPCSHAICAAVADGYAIHELVGLDYTTG